From Paracoccus suum, the proteins below share one genomic window:
- a CDS encoding YIP1 family protein — MNPSAFTRMAMLTLQRPDRAIAMMRGLQLPMADRWAALALATVLSSILAGLANLMFPSQAGGASALLVASPIVLTVLQFFALTAAAALMARVGQMFGGHGNFPDALLALTWIDLIIIAAQAVQLALMVVLPSASTMLSLATLALYVVLAVRVTTALHGFSNPFLVALGMVSTLMLTGAVLSVVLAMLGLLPAPEALP, encoded by the coding sequence ATGAACCCGTCGGCCTTCACGCGCATGGCCATGCTGACCCTGCAAAGGCCGGACCGCGCCATCGCCATGATGCGCGGGCTGCAACTGCCGATGGCGGACCGCTGGGCAGCCCTGGCCCTCGCGACGGTCCTGTCTTCGATTCTGGCCGGCCTTGCAAACCTGATGTTTCCTTCTCAGGCCGGGGGCGCCAGCGCGCTGCTGGTCGCCTCGCCCATTGTACTGACGGTGCTGCAGTTCTTTGCCCTGACGGCTGCCGCCGCGCTGATGGCGCGCGTCGGCCAGATGTTTGGCGGCCATGGCAATTTTCCTGACGCGTTGCTGGCGCTGACCTGGATCGACCTGATCATCATCGCCGCGCAGGCCGTGCAACTGGCGCTCATGGTGGTCCTGCCCTCTGCCTCTACCATGCTGTCGCTGGCGACGCTGGCGCTCTATGTCGTTCTGGCGGTGCGAGTGACGACCGCGCTGCACGGATTTTCCAATCCCTTCCTCGTCGCCCTTGGCATGGTCTCGACGCTGATGTTGACCGGCGCCGTCCT
- a CDS encoding SufB/SufD family protein — protein MADLSPVLTRTPASDSPLGVARQAAEDRLAQLGLPGRRDEYWRFAGPADFSQGDAPSVALPQGDGTLFSDLDRLTLVFVDGRFDAAASDPLPLDGVEIAPLAAAPDWARRAYGAREAAAHIPVPRPLAAMNTARAADGLAIRVTGRPTRPLHILHRRTEAAGDAVWHHVIHLEPGAELTLIETGSAGSRQNSVIEADLADGAKLHLIAAKRRGDELALSHLFARLGNESVLKSFALALDGRHLRREAVIDVVGDDAVVHLAGAALGDGRDFINDDTVFIIHGGLRGESRQVFKKVLRGSATGIFQGKILVRPGAQKTDGYQISQSLLLDELCQFLAKPELEIYADDVKCSHGSTTGAIDETALFYLRSRGVPKAQAEVLLVLSFLADALAEIEDDGLRSRISARVEEALTADAGQIGNGG, from the coding sequence ATGGCGGACCTGTCACCTGTCCTGACCCGAACCCCGGCGAGCGATTCGCCCCTAGGCGTCGCCCGGCAAGCGGCCGAGGATCGCCTGGCGCAATTGGGCCTGCCCGGCCGCCGGGACGAATACTGGCGCTTTGCCGGCCCAGCCGATTTCTCGCAGGGCGATGCGCCTTCCGTCGCCCTGCCGCAGGGCGACGGCACGCTGTTCTCCGATCTGGACCGCCTGACGCTGGTTTTCGTGGATGGCCGTTTTGACGCCGCAGCCTCCGATCCGCTGCCGCTGGACGGGGTCGAGATTGCGCCCTTGGCGGCAGCGCCGGACTGGGCGCGCCGCGCCTACGGCGCGCGCGAGGCGGCGGCGCATATCCCGGTGCCGCGTCCCCTGGCGGCGATGAATACCGCAAGGGCCGCGGATGGCCTCGCGATCCGCGTCACCGGCCGCCCCACGCGGCCGCTTCACATCCTGCATCGGCGCACCGAGGCGGCCGGCGATGCGGTCTGGCACCATGTCATCCACCTCGAACCGGGGGCCGAGCTGACACTGATCGAGACCGGCTCGGCCGGCTCGCGACAGAACTCGGTGATCGAGGCCGATCTCGCCGACGGTGCCAAGCTGCACCTGATCGCCGCCAAGCGCCGCGGCGACGAACTGGCGCTCTCGCATCTGTTCGCGCGTCTCGGCAACGAATCGGTGCTCAAGTCCTTTGCGCTGGCGCTGGATGGCCGGCATCTTCGTCGCGAGGCAGTGATCGATGTCGTCGGCGATGACGCGGTGGTCCATCTGGCCGGCGCCGCGCTGGGCGATGGCCGCGATTTCATCAACGATGACACGGTATTCATCATTCACGGCGGCCTGCGCGGTGAAAGCCGCCAAGTGTTCAAAAAGGTACTACGGGGCAGCGCGACCGGCATCTTTCAGGGCAAGATCCTGGTCCGGCCGGGCGCGCAGAAAACCGACGGCTACCAGATCAGCCAGTCGCTGCTGCTGGATGAACTGTGCCAGTTCCTCGCCAAGCCCGAACTGGAAATCTACGCCGACGACGTGAAGTGCAGCCACGGCAGCACCACCGGCGCGATCGACGAGACGGCGTTGTTCTACCTGCGCTCGCGCGGCGTGCCCAAGGCTCAGGCCGAAGTGCTGTTGGTGCTCTCCTTCCTCGCCGACGCGCTGGCCGAGATCGAGGATGACGGCCTGCGCAGCCGCATTTCTGCCCGCGTCGAGGAGGCGTTGACCGCCGACGCCGGCCAGATTGGCAACGGCGGGTGA
- the sufC gene encoding Fe-S cluster assembly ATPase SufC: MLEINDLHVKLEDEDKQILKGVTLSVPAGEVHAIMGPNGSGKSTLSYVLSGRDGYEVTEGTATLDGVDLLEMEPEDRAAAGLFLAFQYPVEIPGVGNMTFLRTAMNAQRKARGEAELSAGDFLKLVREKANALKIDAEMLKRPVNVGFSGGEKKRNEILQMAMLEPRMCILDETDSGLDVDAMRLVSEGVNALRAPDRAFLVITHYQRLLDHIRPDVVHIMADGRIVRSGGPELALEVERDGYGAILSEAR, translated from the coding sequence CCTCAAGGGCGTCACGCTGAGCGTTCCGGCCGGCGAGGTCCATGCCATCATGGGGCCGAACGGCTCGGGCAAGTCGACCCTCAGCTATGTGCTGTCAGGTCGCGACGGCTATGAGGTGACCGAGGGTACAGCCACGCTGGACGGCGTCGACCTGCTGGAGATGGAGCCCGAGGACCGTGCCGCCGCGGGCCTGTTCCTGGCGTTCCAGTACCCGGTCGAGATCCCGGGCGTGGGCAATATGACCTTCCTGCGCACCGCGATGAACGCCCAGCGCAAGGCGCGCGGCGAGGCCGAGCTTTCGGCCGGCGACTTCCTCAAGCTGGTGCGCGAGAAAGCCAATGCGCTGAAGATCGACGCCGAGATGCTGAAGCGTCCGGTCAACGTCGGTTTCTCGGGCGGCGAGAAAAAGCGCAACGAAATCCTGCAGATGGCCATGCTGGAGCCGCGGATGTGCATCCTTGACGAGACCGACAGCGGCCTCGACGTTGATGCCATGCGCCTCGTCTCCGAGGGGGTGAACGCCCTGCGCGCACCGGATCGCGCCTTCCTGGTCATCACGCACTACCAGCGGCTGCTGGACCATATCCGCCCGGACGTGGTGCACATCATGGCTGATGGCCGGATCGTGCGCAGCGGCGGCCCCGAGCTGGCGCTGGAGGTCGAGCGCGACGGTTACGGTGCGATCCTGTCGGAGGCCCGCTGA